The Lepisosteus oculatus isolate fLepOcu1 chromosome 4, fLepOcu1.hap2, whole genome shotgun sequence genome window below encodes:
- the LOC138238176 gene encoding serine/threonine-protein kinase pim-3-like isoform X1, with product MNSNSLFRLDSSDGSLAGASSIPRENGRQESREGRRTKSSRSSEKKCGRSKRKMGESMEQDISCKRMKDSHGGHISACETISLSGSQSLTSESQEAGSEPPPAQDTPKRTPDPQCRESFDRLYMETYMLGAGGYGSVYAGFRKEDGLPVAVKHVPMNKVKWTQVKLEDKVSHFPLELVLLLIVGDDPVYPGVIKLLDWFELPDEYLLVQERPEPCQDLFAFTEERGGFLEEAEAQNFLQQLVNTLQHCHQRGVLHRDVKAENILVQIDTKRLKLLDFGCGCILNDSAKKHFRGTAEYTPPEWLRYGKYHGVPMTVWSLGIVLYDMICGDLPFKTDGDILKGVLHFPRGISKECRNLIRCCLARRPENRPSLEQILLHPWMA from the exons atgaattctaaTTCTTTATTTAGATTAGATTCATCTGACG GATCCTTGGCAGGAGCTTCTTCCATACCGAGAGAGAATGGCAGACAGGAGAGCAGGGAGGGAAGAAGAACCAAGAGCAGCAGGAGCTCAGAAAAAAAGTGTGGCAGGTCAAAAAGAAAGATGGGTGAAAGCATGGAGCAAGATATCAGTTGTAAAAGGATGAAGGATTCACATGGAGGACACATTTCAGCATGTGAGACAATATCGCTTTCTGGCTCACAGAGTCTAACCAGTGAAAGTCAAGAGGCAGGTAGTGAACCTCCTCCTGCCCAGGACACTCCAAAGAGAACACCAGACCCACAATGTAGAG aaagttTTGACCGACTTTATATGGAAACATACATGCTAGGAGCTGGTGGATATGGCTCAGTCTATGCTGGATTCAGAAAAGAAGATGGACTTCCG GTGGCAGTAAAACATGTTCCAATGAATAAAGTGAAATGGACTCAGGTT AAACTCGAGGATAAGgtgtcacatttccccctggaGCTGGTCCTGCTGTTGATAGTTGGCGATGACCCAGTGTACCCTGGAGTGATCAAACTGCTGGACTGGTTTGAGCTACCTGATGAGTATTTGCTGGTTCAGGAGCGGCCCGAGCCCTGCCAGGACCTTTTTGCCTTCACTGAGGAGCGGGGTGGCTTCTTGGAGGAGGCCGAAGCCCAGAActtcctgcagcagctggtCAACACCCTGCAGCACTGCCACCAGCGTGGAGTCCTGCACAGAGATGTCAAGGCAGAGAATATCCTTGTTCAGATAGACACCAAGAGGCTGAAATTGCTGGACTTTGGCTGTGGCTGTATTCTGAATGACTCTGCCAAAAAACATTTCCGAG GAACAGCTGAATACACACCTCCTGAGTGGCTTCGTTATGGAAAGTACCACGGTGTCCCAATGACTGTCTGGTCCCTAGGAATTGTACTTTATGACATGATCTGCGGAGACCTGCCTTTTAAGACAGACGGGGATATTCTAAAGGGAGTGCTGCACTTCCCAAGGGGTATATCTAAAG AATGTCGGAATCTCATTCGTTGCTGCCTGGCCAGGCGGCCTGAGAATCGCCCATCCCTCGAGCAGATTCTGCTCCACCCCTGGATGGCGTGA
- the LOC138238423 gene encoding uncharacterized protein, whose translation MEDLIDFLRERDIPESTIEKMKEEKIDASVLMLMTDEQMRDYLPSYGDRLAVMGYCRRHEKEPNSRKSKLFDRLKSKLNKRKKCKHPENITHHQEVNTQRKVRKVELGWMLYDEGKGGFIQVRTKKGGGTRKLSVSKDWKKKDLITEAIRLFFPDGKNAHGNISEFEVDLTNYQEVSLDEDSTVGALYEASKLTIMRFYLSTKKKHDSGGVETQQESNTADHSQENTQDFPSTDSQIDPPLELETLDVIYVGNTGNDLNLGSDDVAQFYPADVTDDSSLAQQSSTIFTGENVEDSNIITIFNGDLSEMGEQSLEDTLPLAQELREPDKKILVVHRSQILSELIEHFTDERLSYTQSEIQVKLLLPNGQYENGYDDGGVLRDCLSEFWHEFYEQCTTGSTFKIPFLRHDYGKKKWQSIGKIISFGWQKQKYLPIKLAPVILEQAALGYVKSDLVDNFLKYVSESDRYTLECCRRDFNSSDQDELLEILDNYSCRRMPNAHNIEQILQELAHKTLIQEPAYVIEQWESVLAPLSKALEEIETVYENLQPTARKIIRSLKFPCTMNAQEKEISKHITTYLRECDGRKQSLFLRFCTGSDLFLGKTVTVDFTHMQGFERRPMAHTCGCYLRVSIHYDSYPDFRCEMNKILESNIWVMDIV comes from the exons ATGGAAGATCTTATCGATTTCCTCAGGGAGAGGGACATTCCAGAGTCCACTATCGAAAAAATGAAGGAAGAAAAG ATTGATGCCAGTGTCCTGATGTTAATGACAGATGAACAGATGAGGGATTATTTGCCATCTTATGGAGACAGATTGGCAGTGATGGGATATTGTAGGAGACACGAAAAAGAGCCCAACAGTAGGAAATCAAAGCTTTTTGATAGACTGAagtcaaaactgaataaaagaaaaaagtgtaaGCATCCAGAAAACATCACTCATCATCAAGAGGTGAACACACAGAGGAAAGTAAGGAAAGTGGAGTTGGGCTGGATGCTGTATGATGAAGGAAAAGGAGGCTTTATCCAGGTGAGAACCAAAAAGGGTGGTGGAACACGAAAGTTAAGTGTTTCAaaggactggaaaaaaaaagacctcaTAACGGAGGCAATACGTTTGTTTTTCCCAGATGGAAAGAATGCACATGGAAATATTTCTGAGTTTGAGGTGGATCTGACAAATTATCAAGAAGTTTCCTTAGATGAGGACAGTACAGTGGGAGCTCTATATGAAGCCTCAAAGTTAACTATCATGAGGTTCTATCTGTCAACCAAAAAGAAACATGACAGTGGTGGTGTGGAGACACAGCAAGAATCAAACACTGCAGATCACTCACAGGAAAACACACAGGATTTTCCCTCTACAGACTCACAAATTGATCCACCATTGGAATTAGAAACATTAGATGTCATCTATGttggaaatactggaaatgattTGAACTTAGGCAGTGATGACGTGGCACAATTTTATCCTGCAGATGTCACAGACGATTCCAGTTTAGCTCAGCAAAGTTCTACCATATTTACTGGGGAAAATGTGGAGGATAGCAATattattacaattttcaatGGAGACCTCTCTGAGATGGGAGAACAAAGTCTAGAAGACACTTTGCCTCTGGCACAAGAACTCAGGGAACCAGACAAAAAAATCCTTGTTGTCCATCGCAGCCAGATACTATCTGAGCTTATTGAACATTTCACTGATGAACGCCTTTCATATACTCAATCAGAAATTCAAGTAAAGCTTCTACTACCAAATGGGCAGTATGAGAATGGATACGATGATGGAGGTGTTCTCAGAGATTGCCTCTCTGAATTCTGGCATGAATTCTACGAACAATGTACAACAGGCAGCACTTTCAAGATACCATTTCTCCGACATGACTATGGCAAAAAAAAGTGGCAGAGTATAggtaaaattatttcttttggTTGGCAGAAACAGAAGTATTTGCCCATCAAGCTTGCTCCTGTAATCTTGGAACAGGCAGCTCTTGGATATGTGAAGAGTGATCTTGTTGACAATTTTCTAAAGTATGTCTCAGAATCTGACCGTTATACCTTGGAATGTTGTCGCAGAGACTTCAACAGTTCTGACCAAGATGAATTACTGGAAATCTTGGACAACTACAGCTGCCGAAGAATGCCAAATGCACACAACATTGAACAAATTCTGCAAGAACTGGCTCACAAAACCCTTATTCAAGAGCCTGCTTATGTTATCGAACAGTGGGAAAGTGTACTCGCTCCCCTCAGCAAAGCCCTTGAGGAAATTGAAACTGTGTATGAAAACTTGCAGCCAACGGCAAGGAAAATCATACGGTCACTGAAGTTTCCCTGCACAATGAATGCACAGGAAAAGGAAATATCAAAGCATATTACAACATACCTGCGAGAGTGTGATGGAAGGAAACAGTCTCTGTTCCTGAGGTTCTGCACAGGCTCAGATCTTTTTCTCGGCAAGACTGTAACTGTTGACTTCACACACATGCAAGGATTTGAGAGAAGACCTATGGCACATACATGTGGCTGTTATTTGAGAGTGTCTATTCATTATGATAGCTATCCTGActtcaggtgtgaaatgaaCAAAATTTTGGAAAGTAATATATGGGTAATGGACATAGTTTAG
- the LOC138238176 gene encoding serine/threonine-protein kinase pim-3-like isoform X2 gives MNSNSLFRLDSSDGSLAGASSIPRENGRQESREGRRTKSSRSSEKKCGRSKRKMGESMEQDISCKRMKDSHGGHISACETISLSGSQSLTSESQEAGSEPPPAQDTPKRTPDPQCRESFDRLYMETYMLGAGGYGSVYAGFRKEDGLPKLEDKVSHFPLELVLLLIVGDDPVYPGVIKLLDWFELPDEYLLVQERPEPCQDLFAFTEERGGFLEEAEAQNFLQQLVNTLQHCHQRGVLHRDVKAENILVQIDTKRLKLLDFGCGCILNDSAKKHFRGTAEYTPPEWLRYGKYHGVPMTVWSLGIVLYDMICGDLPFKTDGDILKGVLHFPRGISKECRNLIRCCLARRPENRPSLEQILLHPWMA, from the exons atgaattctaaTTCTTTATTTAGATTAGATTCATCTGACG GATCCTTGGCAGGAGCTTCTTCCATACCGAGAGAGAATGGCAGACAGGAGAGCAGGGAGGGAAGAAGAACCAAGAGCAGCAGGAGCTCAGAAAAAAAGTGTGGCAGGTCAAAAAGAAAGATGGGTGAAAGCATGGAGCAAGATATCAGTTGTAAAAGGATGAAGGATTCACATGGAGGACACATTTCAGCATGTGAGACAATATCGCTTTCTGGCTCACAGAGTCTAACCAGTGAAAGTCAAGAGGCAGGTAGTGAACCTCCTCCTGCCCAGGACACTCCAAAGAGAACACCAGACCCACAATGTAGAG aaagttTTGACCGACTTTATATGGAAACATACATGCTAGGAGCTGGTGGATATGGCTCAGTCTATGCTGGATTCAGAAAAGAAGATGGACTTCCG AAACTCGAGGATAAGgtgtcacatttccccctggaGCTGGTCCTGCTGTTGATAGTTGGCGATGACCCAGTGTACCCTGGAGTGATCAAACTGCTGGACTGGTTTGAGCTACCTGATGAGTATTTGCTGGTTCAGGAGCGGCCCGAGCCCTGCCAGGACCTTTTTGCCTTCACTGAGGAGCGGGGTGGCTTCTTGGAGGAGGCCGAAGCCCAGAActtcctgcagcagctggtCAACACCCTGCAGCACTGCCACCAGCGTGGAGTCCTGCACAGAGATGTCAAGGCAGAGAATATCCTTGTTCAGATAGACACCAAGAGGCTGAAATTGCTGGACTTTGGCTGTGGCTGTATTCTGAATGACTCTGCCAAAAAACATTTCCGAG GAACAGCTGAATACACACCTCCTGAGTGGCTTCGTTATGGAAAGTACCACGGTGTCCCAATGACTGTCTGGTCCCTAGGAATTGTACTTTATGACATGATCTGCGGAGACCTGCCTTTTAAGACAGACGGGGATATTCTAAAGGGAGTGCTGCACTTCCCAAGGGGTATATCTAAAG AATGTCGGAATCTCATTCGTTGCTGCCTGGCCAGGCGGCCTGAGAATCGCCCATCCCTCGAGCAGATTCTGCTCCACCCCTGGATGGCGTGA
- the LOC138238421 gene encoding serine/threonine-protein kinase pim-3-like isoform X1 → MNSNSFFGLDSPDGSLAGASSIPRENGRQESREGRRTKSSRSSEKKCDRSKRKMGESMEQDISCKRMKDSHGGHISACETISLSGSQSLVSESHEAGSEPPPAQDTPKRTPDPQCRESFDRLYMETYMLGAGGYGSVYAGFRKEDGLPVAVKHVPMNKVKWTQVKLEDKVSHFPLELVLLLIVGDDPVYPGVIKLLDWFELPDEYLLVQERPEPCQDLFAFTEERGGFLEEAEAQNFLQQLVNTLQHCHQRGVLHRDVKAENILVQIDTKRLKLLDFGCGCILNDSAKKHFRGTAEYTPPEWLRYGKYHGVPMTVWSLGIVLYDMICGDLPFKTDGDILKGVLHFPRGISKECRNLIRCCLARRPENRPSLEQILLHPWMA, encoded by the exons atgaattctaaTTCTTTTTTTGGATTAGATTCACCTGACG GATCCTTGGCAGGAGCTTCTTCCATACCGAGAGAGAATGGCAGACAGGAGAGCAGGGAGGGAAGAAGAACCAAGAGCAGCAGGAGCTCAGAAAAAAAGTGTGACAGGTCAAAAAGAAAGATGGGTGAAAGCATGGAGCAAGATATCAGTTGTAAAAGGATGAAGGATTCACATGGAGGACACATTTCAGCATGTGAGACAATATCGCTTTCTGGCTCACAGAGTCTAGTCAGCGAAAGTCATGAGGCAGGTAGTGAACCTCCTCCTGCCCAGGACACTCCTAAGAGAACACCAGACCCACAATGTAGAG aaagttTTGACCGACTTTATATGGAAACATACATGCTAGGAGCTGGTGGATATGGCTCAGTCTATGCTGGATTCAGAAAAGAAGATGGACTTCCG GTGGCAGTAAAACATGTTCCAATGAATAAAGTGAAATGGACTCAGGTT AAACTCGAGGATAAGgtgtcacatttccccctggaGCTGGTCCTGCTGTTGATAGTTGGCGATGACCCAGTGTACCCTGGAGTGATCAAACTGCTGGACTGGTTTGAGCTACCTGATGAGTATTTGCTGGTTCAGGAGCGGCCCGAGCCCTGCCAGGACCTTTTTGCCTTCACTGAGGAGCGGGGTGGCTTCTTGGAGGAGGCCGAAGCCCAGAActtcctgcagcagctggtCAACACCCTGCAGCACTGCCACCAGCGTGGAGTCCTGCACAGAGATGTCAAGGCAGAGAATATCCTTGTTCAGATAGACACCAAGAGGCTGAAATTGCTGGACTTTGGCTGTGGCTGTATTCTGAATGACTCTGCCAAAAAACATTTCCGAG GAACAGCTGAATACACACCTCCTGAGTGGCTTCGTTATGGAAAGTACCACGGTGTCCCAATGACTGTCTGGTCCCTAGGAATTGTACTTTATGACATGATCTGCGGAGACCTGCCTTTTAAGACAGACGGGGATATTCTAAAGGGAGTGCTGCACTTCCCAAGGGGTATCTCTAAAG AATGTCGGAATCTCATTCGTTGCTGCCTGGCCAGGCGGCCTGAGAATCGCCCATCCCTCGAGCAGATTCTGCTCCACCCCTGGATGGCGTGA
- the LOC138238421 gene encoding serine/threonine-protein kinase pim-3-like isoform X2: MNSNSFFGLDSPDGSLAGASSIPRENGRQESREGRRTKSSRSSEKKCDRSKRKMGESMEQDISCKRMKDSHGGHISACETISLSGSQSLVSESHEAGSEPPPAQDTPKRTPDPQCRESFDRLYMETYMLGAGGYGSVYAGFRKEDGLPKLEDKVSHFPLELVLLLIVGDDPVYPGVIKLLDWFELPDEYLLVQERPEPCQDLFAFTEERGGFLEEAEAQNFLQQLVNTLQHCHQRGVLHRDVKAENILVQIDTKRLKLLDFGCGCILNDSAKKHFRGTAEYTPPEWLRYGKYHGVPMTVWSLGIVLYDMICGDLPFKTDGDILKGVLHFPRGISKECRNLIRCCLARRPENRPSLEQILLHPWMA; this comes from the exons atgaattctaaTTCTTTTTTTGGATTAGATTCACCTGACG GATCCTTGGCAGGAGCTTCTTCCATACCGAGAGAGAATGGCAGACAGGAGAGCAGGGAGGGAAGAAGAACCAAGAGCAGCAGGAGCTCAGAAAAAAAGTGTGACAGGTCAAAAAGAAAGATGGGTGAAAGCATGGAGCAAGATATCAGTTGTAAAAGGATGAAGGATTCACATGGAGGACACATTTCAGCATGTGAGACAATATCGCTTTCTGGCTCACAGAGTCTAGTCAGCGAAAGTCATGAGGCAGGTAGTGAACCTCCTCCTGCCCAGGACACTCCTAAGAGAACACCAGACCCACAATGTAGAG aaagttTTGACCGACTTTATATGGAAACATACATGCTAGGAGCTGGTGGATATGGCTCAGTCTATGCTGGATTCAGAAAAGAAGATGGACTTCCG AAACTCGAGGATAAGgtgtcacatttccccctggaGCTGGTCCTGCTGTTGATAGTTGGCGATGACCCAGTGTACCCTGGAGTGATCAAACTGCTGGACTGGTTTGAGCTACCTGATGAGTATTTGCTGGTTCAGGAGCGGCCCGAGCCCTGCCAGGACCTTTTTGCCTTCACTGAGGAGCGGGGTGGCTTCTTGGAGGAGGCCGAAGCCCAGAActtcctgcagcagctggtCAACACCCTGCAGCACTGCCACCAGCGTGGAGTCCTGCACAGAGATGTCAAGGCAGAGAATATCCTTGTTCAGATAGACACCAAGAGGCTGAAATTGCTGGACTTTGGCTGTGGCTGTATTCTGAATGACTCTGCCAAAAAACATTTCCGAG GAACAGCTGAATACACACCTCCTGAGTGGCTTCGTTATGGAAAGTACCACGGTGTCCCAATGACTGTCTGGTCCCTAGGAATTGTACTTTATGACATGATCTGCGGAGACCTGCCTTTTAAGACAGACGGGGATATTCTAAAGGGAGTGCTGCACTTCCCAAGGGGTATCTCTAAAG AATGTCGGAATCTCATTCGTTGCTGCCTGGCCAGGCGGCCTGAGAATCGCCCATCCCTCGAGCAGATTCTGCTCCACCCCTGGATGGCGTGA
- the LOC138238424 gene encoding uncharacterized protein, with protein sequence MQVYNSFARYNPYTVCKMDTIIEDLFCRGYTNHEILVLLEESHNVKLSLRTLERMLCKNQLWRRRNKTDEAEVASFIHQQLQTSGRHHGYRWMHQKCWMAGIITDRETVRQLLRLMDGRGVDLRAQNRLRRRQYYSRGPNYVWHIDGYDKLKPYGICINGCIDGFSRKMIWLEAYKTNNDPRIIAGYFIDAVYKNNGLPQRVRLDHGTENTHVAVMQRFLREMNEDSTECVTLGPSTGNQRIERWWATLRAQCSQFWMDHFEQLREDGHFVDTFIDKSLIQFCFQNTIQEELNEVLTAWNNHRIRPTHNPRAPSGRPSVMYAAPSLYGAQNYLQAVDQIKVDICREDCCVKDYPCDEDVFHLCVELMAEQNLAMPDDVFEITDLYLRLREMVLNGLDLE encoded by the exons atgcaGGTCTACAATAGTTTTGCTCGTTATAATCCCTACACGGTTTGCAAGATGGACACCATTATAGAGGACTTATTTTGTCGTGGTTACACAAACCATGAAATTTTGGTGTTATTGGAGGAATCACACAATGTAAAACTGAGTCTTCGGACCTTGGAAAGAATGCTGTGTAAGAATCAGCTCTGGCGAAGGCGAAACAAGACAGATGAAGCGGAGGTCGCCTCATTCATACACCAACAGCTACAGACTTCTGGCAGACATCATGGCTATCGGTGGATGCACCAAAAATGCTGGATGGCAGGGATAATAACGGATAGAGAGACTGTCCGTCAGTTACTGCGCCTTATGGACGGGCGAGGAGTAGATCTGCGTGCGCAAAATCGCCTGAGGCGCCGGCAGTATTACAGCCGCGGACCAAACTATGTGTGGCATATTGATGGGTATGACAAATTAAAACCTTACGGGATATGCATCAACGGGTGCATTGATGGCTTCTCGAGAAAAATGATCTGGTTAGAAgcatacaaaaccaataatgacCCACGAATTATTGCGGGTTATTTTATAGACGCTGTCTATAAAAACAACGGTCTTCCACAAAGAGTACGACTTGATCATGGAACCGAAAACACCCACGTTGCTGTAATGCAAAGGTTTCTGCGCGAAATGAATGAGGATAGCACAGAATGTGTCACTCTTGGCCCAAGCACTGGGAATCAGAGAATTGAACGCTGGTGGGCTACACTAAGAGCACAGTGCAGTCAGTTTTGGATGGACCATTTTGAACAGCTGAGAGAAGATGGGCATTTTGTTGACACCTTCATCGACAAATCACTCATTCAGTTttgtttccaaaacaccatACAG GAGGAGCTCAATGAAGTGCTGACTGCCTGGAATAATCACAGAATAAGGCCAACCCACAACCCTCGCGCTCCCAGTGGACGACCTTCAGTGATGTATGCTGCCCCAAGTTTATATGGCGCACAGAACTATTTGCAGGCAGTTGACCAAATCAAAGTCGATATCTGTCGAGAAGACTGTTGTGTAAAGGACTACCCCTGTGATGAGGATGTCTTCCATCTTTGTGTTGAACTGATGGCTGAACAGAACCTTGCAATGCCAGATGATGTGTTTGAAATCACTGACCTTTACTTAAGACTACGTGAAATGGTCCTCAATGGGCTGGACCTTGAGTAG